From Coffea arabica cultivar ET-39 chromosome 9c, Coffea Arabica ET-39 HiFi, whole genome shotgun sequence, one genomic window encodes:
- the LOC113708273 gene encoding disease resistance protein RPM1-like, translating to MAESVVGILIIQLSTLLSQEITLLGGLKSDVQFIKDELESMKAFLREAEAKEDNSELRVWLKQVREVAYDTEDVLDDFTFHFARGYMDGFYGKVRKIYNSIKNLKARHQISLEIKAIKARVGEISERHRRYQSQYGTQERGFSSSRQANADFDTRAQSLFIEEAQLVGIDKPKAELISKILDDHSQLKVVSIVGMGGLGKTTLLKKVYDDAAVKKQFQSHAWITVSQTFQFSDIIKNLIQQLYNEIRRPVPRRVESMDDIMLSEFVRDFLRERRYILVLDDVWSIDAWEAIKCVLPDCTTASRVVLTTRIADVASASCLGSLDFVYKMEPLSDKESWTLFCNRTFQSNDCPPNLEEVAKKILKKCEGLPLAIVAIGGVLALKDNEKTHEWEMILHGFGGEADGGGKLDRIKRVLLLSYNDLPHYLKSCLLYLSIYPEDYPIGVDDILLKWIALGFVEEKERITSTDIAMSYMKELINRSLIQVKSTWTDGKLITCGLHDFLREIIVSKSKEQDFTPVATRYYTRWSEKVRHLAIHNFTDNPQEFSSLKCLRSVVIFGYEDPLTTTILSKFLSGDPKLLKVLDLDGAELDNIPKHVFKLFHLKYLNLNGTGVKIIPKSIGKLQNLEVIDLRGTNVTELPAEILNLRKLRSLLLGGLGDYSNDYAVWGCKCPLGIGKLICLEELYGIEADSDKIAREVGNLTQLRLLVITKLRREDGKELLSSLLRLTNLRELAISCIKEDESLDLQHSVFPKLGFLTRLCLKGRLERVPQWVTSLQSLRTLLLFNSRLRENENVIGSLGHLPNLIALGLHGAYEGETICFKVGGFQKLQRLELMQLKRLKWVRVEEESMPSLRSLQLGDCKLMQELPSGIQNLTRLQFLRFLDMSDELMHKVQNLDKQSVDYQTISHIPQVFTGHWINGRWEGKFL from the coding sequence ATGGCAGAGAGTGTTGTAGGTATTTTGATTATACAGCTCTCAACCTTGCTTTCCCAAGAGATCACACTTTTGGGGGGGCTTAAATCAGACGTTCAATTCATCAAAGATGAACTCGAGAGCATGAAGGCTTTCCTCAGAGAAGCTGAAGCAAAGGAAGACAATTCTGAACTCCGAGTATGGCTAAAGCAGGTTCGAGAAGTTGCTTATGATACAGAGGATGTTCTCGATGATTTTACCTTCCATTTTGCTCGTGGTTACATGGATGGATTCTATGGCAAGGTTCGAAAGATCTATAACTCAATAAAGAATCTGAAAGCTCGCCATCAAATTTCTTTGGAGATAAAAGCCATCAAGGCCAGAGTTGGAGAGATTTCAGAAAGGCATCGGAGGTACCAGTCCCAATATGGTACTCAAGAAAGAGGCTTCAGCTCTTCCCGACAGGCAAATGCTGATTTTGACACTCGTGCTCAATCACTCTTCATTGAAGAAGCTCAACTTGTTGGGATTGATAAGCCAAAAGCAGAGCTCATCTCAAAAATCCTTGATGACCATTCCCAATTGAAAGTAGTTTCGATTGTGGGAATGGGGGGACTCGGCAAGACTACCCTGCTGAAAAAAGTCTATGATGACGCTGCAGTGAAGAAACAATTTCAGAGCCATGCCTGGATAACTGTTTCTCAAACTTTTCAATTCAGTGACATCATCAAGAACCTGATCCAACAGTTGTACAATGAAATCAGACGGCCGGTCCCTCGCCGAGTGGAATCCATGGATGATATTATGCTGAGTGAATTTGTCAGAGACTTCCTCCGAGAAAGAAGGTACATCCTTGTCCTTGATGATGTGTGGAGTATAGATGCCTGGGAAGCTATCAAATGTGTATTGCCTGACTGCACTACTGCTAGTCGTGTTGTATTGACAACACGAATAGCCGATGTAGCTTCTGCGTCCTGTTTAGGATCACTTGACTTCGTCTATAAGATGGAGCCTCTTTCTGATAAAGAGTCTTGGACTCTGTTTTGCAATAGAACATTTCAGAGCAATGACTGTCCTCCAAATCTAGAAGAAGTTGCTAAAAAAATACTGAAAAAATGTGAGGGCCTACCGCTTGCAATTGTTGCAATAGGTGGTGTTTTGGCTCTGAAGGACAACGAAAAGACACATGAATGGGAGATGATTCTTCATGGTTTTGGTGGCGAGGCAGATGGCGGTGGTAAGCTTGACAGAATCAAAAGAGTACTCTTACTTAGCTACAATGATTTGCCTCACTATCTTAAAAGCTGCCTATTATATCTAAGCATCTACCCTGAAGATTATCCAATTGGTGTGGATGATATACTTCTAAAATGGATTGCACTAGGATTTgtagaagagaaagaaagaataacATCCACCGATATTGCTATGAGTTATATGAAAGAACTCATCAACAGAAGCTTAATCCAAGTTAAATCCACATGGACCGATGGTAAATTGATTACATGTGGTCTCCATGATTTTCTGCGTGAAATCATTGTTTCAAAATCCAAAGAGCAGGACTTCACGCCTGTAGCCACCAGATATTACACAAGATGGTCTGAAAAAGTTCGACACCTAGCAATCCACAACTTCACTGATAATCCACAAGAATTTAGTAGCTTAAAGTGTCTTCGATCTGTGGTAATATTTGGGTATGAAGATCCTCTCACAACTACAATTTTGTCCAAGTTCTTAAGTGGTGATCCCAAGTTGCTAAAGgtgttggatttggatggagCTGAATTGGACAACATCCCAAAGCATGTCTTCAAACTATTTCATCTCAAGTATCTTAATCTCAATGGAACTGGAGTTAAAATTATTCCAAAATCTATTGGGAAGCTTCAAAACCTTGAAGTTATAGATCTGAGAGGAACCAATGTAACAGAGTTGCCTGCGGAAATTCTAAATCTAAGAAAACTCCGTTCTCTTTTGTTAGGGGGATTGGGAGATTATTCAAATGACTATGCAGTTTGGGGCTGTAAATGTCCACTTGGAATTGGAAAGCTTATTTGTTTGGAGGAGCTGTATGGTATTGAAGCAGACAGTGATAAAATAGCAAGAGAGGTTGGAAACCTAACGCAATTGCGACTATTAGTCATCACAAAGCTGAGAAGAGAAGATGGAAAGGAGTTGCTCTCCTCCCTCTTGAGGCTGACCAACCTTCGAGAGTTGGCCATCTCCTGTATTAAAGAAGATGAATCCCTCGATCTCCAACATTCCGTCTTTCCAAAGCTTGGATTCCTCACACGTCTGTGTTTGAAGGGGCGTTTAGAGAGAGTACCACAATGGGTGACATCACTTCAATCCTTGAGAACCTTACTGTTGTTTAACAGTAGGTTGAGAGAAAATGAGAATGTAATAGGCTCCCTCGGACATTTGCCCAATCTGATAGCACTTGGTCTCCATGGTGCTTATGAAGGGGAGACAATATGTTTCAAGGTTGGAGGATTTCAAAAACTCCAGCGCTTAGAGCTAATGCAATTGAAAAGATTGAAATGGGTGAGAGTGGAAGAGGAATCAATGCCTAGTCTCAGAAGTCTGCAGTTAGGTGATTGCAAACTGATGCAGGAGTTGCCTTCGGGCATCCAAAACTTGACCAGACTTCAATTTCTTCGGTTCCTTGATATGTCTGATGAGCTAATGCACAAAGTACAGAATTTGGATAAACAAAGTGTAGATTATCAGACAATTTCTCATATCCCTCAAGTTTTCACTGGTCACTGGATTAACGGTCGGTGGGAAGGCAAGTTCCTCTAA
- the LOC113707622 gene encoding F-box protein SKIP19 has protein sequence MIGRKKNLKIKQVWRRKGSSASTSVSARPPPPPWTELPRDITANILQRLSVVDILESAQKVCTTWRSVCLDPAMWRVIDMYDCADYEDEPYDMEIMVQHAVDRSQGQLVDISIGSIGTDELLEYIAERSGKLKRLRLAFCDSISGEGLTEAVKRLPLLEELHLFFISMPSEALEIVGCSCPLLKSFTINTRSNELPHQECDKEAAAIAKTMPGLHHLHLLGNKMTNEGLKAILDNCAKLESLDLRKCYYVNLDGDLGKRCSQEITHLRLPNDSTADYEFDEELDDCEGLHYSDSFDVYSSGISDFDVSDYDYYFDDFEDFTLWDMDSDYAAFLGLC, from the exons ATgataggaagaaagaaaaatctcaaaATCAAACAAGTATGGCGAAGAAAAGGTTCATCAGCATCCACTTCAGTATCGGCCCGGCCTCCCCCGCCGCCGTGGACAGAGCTGCCACGGGACATAACGGCCAACATATTGCAGAGACTGTCGGTAGTCGATATACTGGAGAGTGCACAGAAAGTGTGTACGACCTGGCGCAGTGTTTGCCTTGATCCTGCCATGTGGCGAGTGATTGACATGTATGATTGTGCGGATTACGAGGATGAGCCTTACGATATGGAAATCATGGTCCAGCACGCTGTGGATCGGAGCCAGGGCCAGTTGGTTGATATCAGCATTGGGTCTATTGGTACTgatgaattgcttgagtataTTGCTGAAAG GTCAGGCAAGCTTAAGCGCCTTCGGCTTGCCTTTTGTGATAGTATAAGTGGTGAAGGTTTGACAGAAGCTGTTAAAAGATTACCTTTGTTGGAGGAGCTGCACCTTTTCTTTATCTCCATGCCCAGTGAAGCCCTTGAAATAGTTGGCTGCTCTTGCCCTTTGTTAAAGTCATTTACAATAAACACGAGAAGCAATGAACTGCCACATCAAGAATGTGATAAGGAGGCAGCTGCTATTGCAAAAACCATGCCAGGATTACACCACCTTCATCTCTTGGGAAATAAGATGACAAATGAAGGCTTGAAAGCTATTCTTGATAACTGTGCAAAACTGGAATCACTAGATCTTCGGAAATGTTATTATGTTAACCTGGATGGTGATCTAGGAAAACGATGCTCTCAAGAAATTACACATCTGAGGCTCCCTAATGACTCCACGGCAGATTATGAGTTTGATGAAGAACTTGATGACTGTGAAGGACTTCATTACTCTGATTCATTTGATGTCTACTCCTCTGGGATTTCTGACTTTGATGTTTCTGACTATGATTattattttgatgattttgagGACTTCACTCTCTGGGACATGGATTCTGACTATGCAGCTTTCCTTGGGCTCTGTTAA
- the LOC113708013 gene encoding protein PHOSPHATE-INDUCED 1-like, with protein MALTIPMKITMHMLLFAFFLTFASAGRMLSKSGPEQDLMVFKYHNGPLLTGKISINLIWYGKFSPSQRAIIADFITSLSSSTHSSQVIQPSVATWWKNIEKYYTSIKSKKPSTLQLCLGHQILDENYSLGKSLKMQQIEQLAATGDQMNAINMVLTSSDVAVEGFCSSKCGTHGSLRSKTATVRGKSPKLAYIWVGNSETQCPGQCAWPFHQPTYGPQSPPLVAPNNDVGLDGMIINLASLLAGTVTNPFGNGYFQGPADAPLEAAAACPGIYGKGAYPGYAGELKVDATTGASYNAHGSNARKYLLPAIYDPLTSTCSTLV; from the coding sequence ATGGCCTTGACTATTCCAATGAAGATCACAATGCATATgttactttttgcatttttcctcacttttgcatctGCAGGGAGGATGCTTAGCAAGTCAGGCCCAGAACAAGATCTCATGGTTTTCAAATACCACAATGGTCCTCTTCTCACAGGAAAGATCTCGATCAACCTCATTTGGTATGGAAAATTCAGTCCCTCTCAAAGGGCCATCATTGCTGATTTCATCACCTCATTATCCTCCTCTACGCATTCCTCCCAAGTCATCCAACCATCGGTCGCCACGTGGTGGAAGAACATTGAGAAATACTACACCTCAATCAAATCCAAGAAACCCTCCACTCTCCAACTCTGTTTGGGCCACCAAATTTTGGATGAAAATTACTCCTTAGGCAAATCCCTCAAAATGCAACAAATTGAACAATTGGCAGCAACGGGTGATCAAATGAACGCCATCAACATGGTCTTGACTTCATCTGACGTGGCAGTTGAAGGATTCTGCTCGAGCAAATGTGGGACCCACGGTTCTCTCCGATCGAAAACCGCTACAGTTAGAGGCAAAAGCCCAAAGCTTGCTTACATTTGGGTTGGGAATTCTGAGACCCAATGCCCAGGTCAATGTGCCTGGCCATTCCACCAGCCGACTTATGGACCACAGAGCCCACCTTTGGTTGCACCCAACAATGATGTGGGCTTGGATGGGATGATCATCAATTTGGCTAGTCTATTGGCCGGCACTGTCACCAACCCCTTTGGAAATGGGTATTTTCAGGGTCCAGCTGATGCCCCGCTTGAGGCGGCCGCCGCATGTCCCGGAATTTATGGCAAAGGAGCCTATCCGGGCTACGCAGGGGAGTTGAAGGTTGATGCTACAACTGGTGCTAGCTATAATGCACATGGGAGCAATGCGCGCAAGTATCTACTTCCAGCGATCTATGATCCCTTAACCTCCACTTGTTCCACTTTAGTTTGA